In the Rhinoraja longicauda isolate Sanriku21f unplaced genomic scaffold, sRhiLon1.1 Scf000274, whole genome shotgun sequence genome, cacaggtaatacagttattaaagttattaattactcacctggcgtctggcctgattaccacggtgaccgcacccactacaatgCGCTGTTTTACTGAGGGGTAACACTTTGCACAATATTTGTACTTTGCACTTAACACTTTGCACAACTTTGCACAAAATGTAGGATCCATGTTTCATTCTCTTTGCAGCATTTGTGGGCTGAGTCCATCTGTCTTgtttcaatctttgcacattgttTTGGTGCAGGGTGTATCTGTGCTGTTTCAATCTTTTGTACTGCAGCAGGGTAAgttggacaccaagtgctggataaagtcaataggtcaggcagcatctctggagaacacgaattctaaagaagggtcttgacccttaatgtcacctatccatgttctcaagagatacttgcctgacccactgagctactccagcacttagtgtctttttttgcaaaccagcatctgcagttctttgtatctccatCAGAAGGTATACCTCATTTTAATCCCTCATAACTGGATATTACCAACAAGGATTTTTTTATTGTTTTAGGATGAATAAGGATGGAGTCAATGTGGCTGCTGCTACCAAGAACCTCCtcacaatgtacagtgaaatggaCACAGAAGAGAAAGTTAATTTTTACAACTCTTGGGCAGAGAACTATGAAAAGGTAACGTCTATACATGTTTACTTTAGGGGCTAAGACTCTCGCCATCCAACTGTGCAGTAACTTTGCCACTGTTCCTAGGGCCTCACCATGTATCCTCTATAATGCCAGTTACTCTTTTGTACAAATGTCAATGATGAACAAAATGTCCAGCTTTCGGAAACTTTTTCCCCAAGTTTTCTCCAATTGAATTGTTTTGTTATCTGCTTCATTTCTCTATCTCGATGTGcagtcatatttagtttagtttagagatacagcacggaaacaggcctttcgactcatcgagtctgcaccgaccagcgatccccgcatattaatactatcctacacacactagggacaatttacatttattccaagccaactaacctacaaacccgtaggtcattggagtgtgggaggaacccgaagatctctgagaaaacccacgcaggggagaaggtacaaactccgtacaaatgacacccatactcaggattgagcctgggtctctggtgctgtacggcagcaactctattactgtgccaccatgccggccTATCTATATCAAAAATATATTGCCAAGCAGAAGGcgaccattcagtccattgaatttattctagcactttgtagaCATCTCCACATTTTTAAGAGTATTGGAAATGTTCCCATTCAGTGAATGGCAGCCTATTGATCAGCCTGTTTTTCTCCATGGTTTTCAGACACCCCATTCCATACTCCAGGTTGAAAAATGGTCTCAGCCCCAAAATGTCgtgtatctatgttctccagggatgttgcttgaccagctgagttactccagcactttgtgtcctccaaATTAGTCCTCCTCCTACCATCCTTAACTGCAAGGTATAGATTGTCCAGGGTAAAATCCTTTAACCATGAGCAAAATCTCTGTCTCTCCACAGCACATGAGTGTGATGGATTACCAAGCTCCCAGTCATGGTGTGGAAACCATCAATTCAGTATATTCGGAAGATCGAAGCAGTGCGCTGGTTTTCGATGTGCCCTGTGGAACAGGGATGGTGGCGGACCTGGTAAGAGACAAACTCTAATCAAATGTCACAGAGATAATGATGTGAAACTGAGCCATCTGTGCCCATGCAGGAGTGCTAGTGAAGAGGTCCCAGTCAATCTGTTTCTTACTGTGGATGTGGACAGAAATAATGAAATTCTCAACACCACGACCACACACAGTTTCTTTCGCAAATCTGAATGACCAACATTTTATAAATAACTTCATTTTCAGAATTGTACCTTCCATCAAACATGCCATGTCTAGAAGTTGTGTTGTTTATTGGAAATGCCCCCGTGTTGTTTCAGATGCTAGAATTCTGAACTAAGAACAGAGCTTGCTGCAAATATTCAGCAatgcaggcagtgtctgtggagagagaaacagagttaatgcgaGAGAGCATTAAGTAGGTCAAACTGGGATAGAAATAGTGTGCTGCTTTACCTCTAACCATTTAAGCTTTAATAACGATTCAGCAGTTTCCACGGTGATCTTCTCTGGTAATAGCATCAGATGTAAGTCacaaaaacagactgctggaggaacccggCAGGTCAGATGGCAAGCATGAATGGAAaaaggacagacgatgtttcaggtcgggatctttcttcagactgatggagtcgaGAGGTGAGAGCTGGCagagaggtgagggggtgggcCCAGAGCTGGCAAATGAGAGGTGGacccaggtgaggagggattgtTTGGTAGATGAGATCAGATGGAGGGGAGAAAGGTAGTGCCCAACACTGGAGATGATAAGTGGGAGAAGACAAGAGATTGTAAATGTTGGAATCAGATAAGAAACGAAGGTGGGGAATGCAACATAGAACGTGAGGGAGAGATAATGAGTAGAAGGGAatggggtagggggtagggagaAGATAGGAAATGGAGAGACATGAATTGAGGAGGGATGGGTGATATACAGTTGGaaaggagtggaaagaaaggggAGCGGGTAAGGAAGAGGGGAGCTGGTGAAGGTGATGAAATTggcgagttctgcatgggtgcaagaagcagcccaatgcagtcatcatgcagtggagaaagagttggggagagGTGCCAGCATGCATTTGGACAAAGAATGTTCAACAAAAAGACAGGCATAGTGGGAAGGCTCATGACCAGAGCTTTGATTTAAAGAAACTGAGAAAGATCAAAAGAAAAATTTGTTGATCTCTCAGGCTTTCCTGATAGTCATAGTgtcagacatacagcatggaaatagacccttcagcccaacttgcccatgccaactaacttaccccatctacactagtcccacctgtccgcatttggcccacagcctcctaaacctatccgatccatgtaactataaaaatgtttttttaatgttgtgatggtaccagcctcaactacctcctccctcaGCTTGTTCTACTCTTTGTGTAACaatgctacccctcaggttcctattaagtcttttcccccctcatcttaaacgtatgtcgtctggtcctcgattcccctactctgggtaaaaggcatttgtgcatttaccctttctATTCCAAATGATGGGGGAATGAAATTATAAGCATTCCATTTATTCCACCCAGTGGCTTCCAATTATCACCTCCAGTATTGGTtaccatctccacccttctctcccccacctgacacatctaccaatcaacccctccACACCTGCATCCACCTGCCAGCTCTGCCACCACCCTTTCCACTCACTTCTctccaccagcaatcacccctttaTTCCATTAGTGCGGAGGAGGATCCTGGCCCAAAGCATTGTCCGCCTCTTCCCATCAACATCTCGGTTGTACTGGTAATGGGGGCCAAGGAATTGGAAGTTGTTCCAGTGCTGGTGAACGTATGAGATGTCCTGAATGTTGATGGGAAAGGGTTGGACAAGAGGGGATAAGATAGAGTTGAGGTATGAGGAAACAAGTTCAATGGGGGCAAgttatccatttccttccacagatgccacctgacctgctgagttcctccagtagtctgTTTTTGTTTTCGCTCAACGTTCCAACATCCTATGGATCTTATTGGTGACACcttatggacaggataggtttgggcGATATGGACCAATCCATATCCCCACAGTtcagactagcgtagctgggtcttgttggccggtgtgggcaagttgggcaaggtGAAATGCAGAAAATTCTGATTCCTTCAGATGCAGAAACTGGGCTTCAAGAACTTCCATGGAATGGATGGCAGTGAAGAAATGCTGAAGATATCTGAATCCAAAGGAATGTACCAGAAGCTGATGCACTGTCTGATAACTGCGGATAAACAGCTGCCCGTAAAAGAAGGTAAATGACTGATATAATCTGTTTCAATGGAAATCCAGGAGAGACGCACATTTATTCTGTAGAATAATCTGTGAGCATAGAGTTTGTGCCCGATATTGAAGAGATCTTCTTGTCTTTAAGGAACAAGATGCTTAGTGGTTAGTCAGACTTATCTAACTTTaatggaagtataagaaaataactgcagatgctggtatatatcgaaggtatttattcacaaaatcctggagtaactcagcaggtcaggcagcatctcaggagagaaggaatgggtgacttttcgggtcgagacccttcttcagactgatgtcagggggacgggacaaaggaaggatataggtggagacaggaagatagagggaggtctgggaaggaggaggggaagagagggacagaggaactatctaaagttggagaagtcgatgttcatgctactgggctgcaagcttcccaggcgaaatatgaggtgctgttcctccaatttccagtgggcctcactatggcactggaggaggcccatgacagaaaggtcagactgggaatgggagggggagttgaagtgctcggccaccgggagatcagtttggtcaatgtggaccgagcgcaggtgttgagcgaagcgatcgccatgcctgcgtttggtttcgccgatgtaaataagttgacatctaatctttccaggtgagacaaaggttcacctgcacctcctccaacctcatctattgcatctgctgctctagatgtcaactagaTGAAAACCCACGTAGACACAATTGAACGATTGAAAGattaggcatggaaacaggcccatcagcccagtgtccatgccgatcatcaatcacccgttcacacttgttccatgttatcctacgtCCGCATATATTCCCGATACACTAAGGCCAATTTGCAAAGGCTATTAACCTATGGGTActatctgtatgaagtttgtgcattcgtcctgtgaccgcgtgggttttccccgggtgctctggtttcctctcgcactccaaagacgtacaggtttgtaggttaattggcttcggaacaaattgtaaattatcccttgtgtgtgtgttggatagtgctagtgtatggggattggtggccggtgcggactcgttgggccaaagggcctgtttccccgcagcatgtctaaatctaaatctgaaactAATACTAAGCGTCTGGACCCAAAGCGTCACTTATTTTctacagagattctgcctgaatcgctgagttactccatcattttgcgtctatcaCAGGCAgtacctcaacaggtcaggtgtttcatttaatttaatctCTAAGAGCATATGCATCTCTTTCAGATGTGTGTGAATATCTGTGTTGCATATCTGTTTGTTGTTGAAATATCCTGCAGGTACCTACGATGTTGTGATGGTTGTTGGTGGAATATCCCAGCGACATCTGCCATGGGAAATCCTTCCAGAATTGCTGAGAATCACCAAAACAGGTCAGTACAAAGGTCAGAAAgggcagaagtaactcagcagatcaggcagtatctctggagaacatggatatgtgatgtttgaggacttgacccaaaacgtcacatttccatgttctccagaaatgctgcctgacccgctgagctaatccagTACTCCTTCAGTGTTAACaatcacctgcaattccttgtttctactcagtAGAAAGGTCCCACAAATGAAGTGGTATCATTGGAACAGCCAAAGGAAGGAGCACACAACCCAAATAAAACATACAGGCCATGTTTAACTGGTAGAGCAAAATGGCAAGGTCACTTCACACTGACCCATACAAAAGGGATCTGGTGTTACAGAAGGATCACTCTAACTGAGCTGCACTCTAGGGTCCTGGAGTTACAGCAGGAGCACtccacactgaagatggacacaaaatgctgaaataactcagcaggtcaagagtctagagagtcaagagtgttttattgtcatatgtcccagataaagcaatgtaattcttacttgcaacaaaacagaatatgttgtagggacatagggattggctgagagttcgaaccctcggattggctaacgacgTCACGAGGTGGGCCAGCGCAGGAGAGAAGAtttagtctagtgttgaactccgtccggtaaagacgtattcgttggttgtctacagttgtgagtattgcgtttgttacggggtttttgcccatgcaaataaactccgtcttcaacactcacccgcttctaGACTCGCCACAATGTAAACATTACACTGTAAACAAaggaataaacgagaaaaaaaggtttgtgtgtgtgtatatatatttatacacacatatacatacacacacacagacatacatgcacataaaacaaacaaacatttcgggtcaggacccttcttctatctgaagaagtctgaagaaaggtcccgacttgaaaagtcacctgtccattttctccagaaatgctgtttgacccgctgaggtattctataattttgtgtctatctttggtacaaaccaacatctgcaattcctttttatttcaCTCCATGTTGAGCTGTATTGTAGGGACCTGGTGTTACAGCAGGGTCACTCCACACTGCCCCATACTGTGGGGGTCAAGGTCACTCCACATTGAGCCGCACTGTAGGGACCTGGGTCCATCCAGTGTCCCCTGCTGTGACTACATGCTGTTGGACTGATTCTAGTCAGGCAGACTGCAAGCCTGAACATAGGACATCTTTTCTTCGGCAAGGTGTGATgccattatttattttaattgcgACTGCTGGTCTTTCTTTCAGGAGGGCTTATCTGTGTCACATGGAGGGCTGAGGAGAGTGATCACAGGAGTAAACTGCTTGCTTCCATCCAAGAGTTACTGAAGACAGGGCTGTGGGAGGAGGTTGTGAAACAATATATAGAGAAGTGGCAGAAGGACATGCTGCTCACAGGAGTGTCTGAAGAATACATTGATGGAACCGTATCTGTCTACAGGAAGAAATAACCAGAAGAGATTACACATCTGGCACAGAAGCATATGGCTACACTGCCCAGCTGTCACCATCTATTTTCTACATCAACCTTCTGCCCACTCTCATTATCAAATCTAACACTATTCCTCTCTAACCCATCTCCCTCATATGTGGGGTCCTTCAACCTGTCTACACTATTCAACTTCCCCTttgtctgtggtagagaattccacattccaTGACACTTTTGGGAGACAAGTTTCTTCTTAATCAATTCCCCACTGAATTTCTTTGTGACTATGTTACATTGAGCGACTCCTGTTTGGTTTACAAGTGGACCTTAAGACATAGCAGCATCATTTGTTATCTACTTGCCCATTCTCCTAATAGATTAATGTGCTCTTTTAATTTATTGACATACTTCGGTTTGACTGTCCCTCCATTTGCAACCCCTCATACACCTCCACTGCCCatccacatgcacacagacacacatacacacacacacacacacacagatatacgcgtacaaacgcacacatatatatgcacacacagatgggcacagatacacacacagatgcacacacaaacacacacaatttacaaatttaataATTGTGCTTCGGTACATAAATCATTAATGCAAACTATGAACAGCAGCAACCTCAGCACTGATCCTTGCTCCCTACTCTCCACCTTACAGTCTGAACATTTATACATtttcactctttgtttcctgttctgAAGCCAGCCACCAATCCATCATATCCCCTGATTTCCTCATTCCCTGAACTTTGTCATCAATATATTATGGACTCCTTATTGAAGGGATTCCGAAAACTGTGAAAAATTACAAGTACCGTAAAACCAATGTCTCCTGTTTTGTTCTTTCCTCAAAGTTATCAcctcaaataattaaataaaaccaTTTTGAAATCCACCTTGACTATTCTGGTCGCTCTTTTATTACCTCCATTTGTAGGAATTCAGGTTACGTTTCTGCCACCAGTGTCATAGAGTTGCATagcactgaaaggcaaatggattgataaattatttcactcatcgtttccctttaaatcaagaggtgttgccattttaattcgtaagggtataccatttatacatacttcctctatagtcgacactgaaggtagatatgttatattagtgggagaactatattctacaaaattgatattggtgaatgtctatgcaccaaattttgataatccgttattttaaaaatatatatttaataccattccagaatttggacaatataacttgataattggaggagatttaaattgtacattagatccttatttggatagatcgtcaactcaaaggaaaacaaaatccaagtcgtgtaaattattaaactcttatataaatagtgcaaatataaaagatgtttggaggattgaaaatccttcaggccgagagtattcattttattcaccagtgcataaaacttactcaagaattgactatttcttggtggactcaaaacttattccttatacgtataattcaaaatatcataatattattatatccgatcatgcccctttaacattgagggtgaaactccaaggagtaacggggaaacagactaattggagatttaatccgcaaatcttaattgaaaaagcatgttatgactatcttaaatcgcaatttgaaacttttttttacgcaaatgacctccctgaaacacctgcgtccctgctttgggaaacatttaaaacgtttgtgagaggatgtattattgcctttcaagcgtctcaaaacaagaagaagcgggctgaacaacatgacctagaaagtcagattaaacagttagacataacaaatgccatcgctccctctattgaaatacataataaaattgcagctctcaaatataagttaaattatattctcttaGCTCATATTTTAAAGCTTTTTCAatgtactaaacaaaaacattttgaatttggagataaaccacagaaattgctagcacgtcaactccgcaaattagaagatgattctacaattcataaaattagatcagaaaacggagatttgcttaaattacctaaggatattaatcagagatttttgcaattttatcagtcattatattcatcaaaaataacagatagctctgcgcagatgcaaaactttttgcaggaatgtaaccttcctggtttgaatgtgagtgatagaaattcactgggcgcagaaataactatgaaagacgttgaagagaccattaaatccatgaaaaatgggaagactcctggccctgatggcttaaataatgaattttataaaaaatttagtgatttgatctctccacgtttgcaaactgtatatagtcacgcctttaaacaacagagattaccgcaaactctgactgaatcaacaataatcctcattcctaaaatagataaggattctgaagaccctggttcgtatagggcgatagctcttttaaatactgatcagaagatattagcgaaaatcttagctcatagattaagtctagttatagataaattgatacaccccgatcaatcaggctttatagccaaacgatattcatttttcaatttgagacgcttgttcaatataatatattcaaatagactattaaacgaagatttagcaatcatctcgctagatgctgaaaaagcatttgatcaagtagaatggccctatcttttctcagtgatggaaaaatttcaattaggtgaaaatttttgttcatgggtgaaacttttatatacatccccaacagctagaatattaactaatcaaatgctgtcatccaaatttcatttatctagggtgtaaggggtttctgcgccgagctttcgcccgacctaaggtccccgtgccttgctctgatcccttgaccaggccgtgcacactggttccccgtgagtggttcgacccactcaccccttacggttctagacactg is a window encoding:
- the LOC144590726 gene encoding methyltransferase-like protein 27 isoform X3 is translated as MNKDGVNVAAATKNLLTMYSEMDTEEKVNFYNSWAENYEKHMSVMDYQAPSHGVETINSVYSEDRSSALVFDVPCGTGMVADLMQKLGFKNFHGMDGSEEMLKISESKGMYQKLMHCLITADKQLPVKEGGLICVTWRAEESDHRSKLLASIQELLKTGLWEEVVKQYIEKWQKDMLLTGVSEEYIDGTVSVYRKK
- the LOC144590726 gene encoding methyltransferase-like protein 27 isoform X2: MNKDGVNVAAATKNLLTMYSEMDTEEKVNFYNSWAENYEKHMSVMDYQAPSHGVETINSVYSEDRSSALVFDVPCGTGMVADLMQKLGFKNFHGMDGSEEMLKISESKGMYQKLMHCLITADKQLPVKEGTYDVVMVVGGISQRHLPWEILPELLRITKTGGLICVTWRAEESDHRSKLLASIQELLKTGLWEEVVKQYIEKWQKDMLLTGVSEEYIDGTVSVYRKK
- the LOC144590726 gene encoding methyltransferase-like protein 27 isoform X1, with protein sequence MNKDGVNVAAATKNLLTMYSEMDTEEKVNFYNSWAENYEKHMSVMDYQAPSHGVETINSVYSEDRSSALVFDVPCGTGMVADLMQKLGFKNFHGMDGSEEMLKISESKGMYQKLMHCLITADKQLPVKEGTYDVVMVVGGISQRHLPWEILPELLRITKTDTDIPSSESYRRAWEDELKQLIMQDIWDESLPHHTTTVSCHPSNGLFQMLRSGKRLRCHAVKTERMRRSFFPQAIRTVNFDNPRD